A stretch of Candidatus Vicinibacter affinis DNA encodes these proteins:
- a CDS encoding TraB/GumN family protein → MVRQCSLLWEFNNGNSGSGYLFGSIHINTEFVHSLLASLEPYIKGVDIVATEIHLDEVHQNLNPKYFSLPSGNSYQDYWSFSKIKKYELLIQKSLGFSLQDHCHLNPIILLNLLSLKITQSNLESSNFDELIWDYSKGIGKEMSGLEDINYHFDHLLKMTILEQFKMLDKALRNIKLWRRQLTKLLELYNLQETPKIYQSTKRRLGKLRKPFLYERNQTMVNALDDLLKRGSVFASVGASHFDGQFGMLKLLKDKNYKLRPVILKHSV, encoded by the coding sequence ATGGTGCGTCAGTGCTCCTTACTTTGGGAGTTTAATAATGGTAATTCAGGTTCAGGTTATTTGTTTGGTTCAATTCACATTAATACTGAATTTGTACATTCTCTTCTTGCCAGTTTAGAGCCATACATAAAAGGTGTAGATATTGTTGCTACTGAAATTCACCTTGATGAGGTTCATCAAAATTTAAATCCAAAATACTTTTCTCTACCTTCAGGTAATTCATATCAAGATTATTGGTCTTTTTCCAAGATAAAGAAGTATGAGTTATTGATACAAAAAAGTCTGGGCTTTTCCTTGCAAGACCACTGTCATTTAAATCCAATAATTCTCTTGAATTTGTTGTCATTAAAGATAACCCAAAGCAATTTGGAGTCTTCCAATTTTGATGAGTTAATATGGGATTATTCTAAGGGGATAGGAAAAGAAATGTCCGGGCTGGAAGATATAAATTATCATTTTGATCATTTACTAAAGATGACCATTCTGGAACAATTCAAAATGTTAGATAAAGCTCTCAGGAATATTAAATTGTGGAGAAGACAATTGACAAAATTATTAGAACTATATAATCTTCAAGAGACTCCAAAAATATACCAATCAACTAAGAGACGCTTGGGTAAGTTGCGAAAACCATTTTTATATGAGAGAAATCAAACAATGGTAAATGCTTTAGATGATTTGTTGAAGAGAGGCAGCGTATTTGCTTCTGTAGGGGCATCGCATTTTGATGGTCAATTTGGGATGCTTAAATTATTGAAAGATAAAAACTACAAGCTAAGACCAGTGATTCTTAAACATTCCGTATAA
- a CDS encoding Lrp/AsnC family transcriptional regulator → MVEKLDKIDVKILNLLQENSKITNLELSKKIGLSPAPTLERVKKLEQTGVIESYHAKINPQKVDLSISTFVLVNVKWSKENALASFIERIKSINEIIECFVITGDADILMKVVCKDMQSYEALLFKKLSQIEEVERLKTLMNLSIIKENHLLPIEIE, encoded by the coding sequence ATGGTTGAAAAACTTGATAAAATAGACGTAAAGATTCTTAATTTACTTCAGGAAAATAGTAAAATTACCAATCTAGAGCTTTCAAAGAAAATTGGATTGTCCCCAGCTCCGACACTCGAGAGGGTGAAAAAGTTGGAGCAGACTGGCGTTATTGAGAGTTATCATGCAAAGATCAATCCCCAGAAAGTTGATTTGTCCATTAGTACATTTGTTTTGGTTAATGTAAAGTGGAGTAAAGAAAATGCTCTAGCAAGCTTTATTGAACGCATAAAGAGTATTAATGAGATTATTGAATGTTTTGTAATAACAGGAGATGCCGACATATTAATGAAGGTAGTTTGTAAGGATATGCAGAGTTATGAAGCCTTGCTTTTTAAGAAATTGTCTCAAATTGAAGAAGTTGAAAGGCTTAAAACCCTTATGAACCTTTCAATAATAAAAGAGAATCATTTACTGCCAATTGAAATTGAGTAA